Proteins from a genomic interval of Bradyrhizobium sp. G127:
- a CDS encoding MFS transporter encodes MLGNFVTGASILAPAGMLPELSREFGVSIHETGLLITFGAIVLCIGSPVSAWLTSRFDRRILLSATVAIMAAAQFASMLAPSYATLMAVRLVMLAVAALFTPQAAGTAAMMVPPERRGSTMSYVFLGWSLALAVGLPLIAYVAHHIGWRVAYGGIGVIALLNLALLIWRIPAGLEGAPVHLRTWGELARNPLIMLLLLITVLQTSGQFAVFTYLGPLFGKLGGSSELAVIAFGIYGVMGFVGNVIASRVVDTWGAYRTSLTMMSLLLLGITMWTLGAGYVPAMLASMFVWGFSFASTNSMQQVRLAGAAPMFASATVSLNTSGLYIGQAIGSGIGGVFFAHELYYAIGYVGIVFLALALGSVILTRRAL; translated from the coding sequence ATGCTCGGCAATTTCGTCACCGGCGCGAGCATCCTCGCCCCGGCGGGCATGCTGCCGGAATTGTCGCGTGAATTCGGCGTTTCGATTCACGAAACGGGTCTGCTCATCACCTTCGGTGCGATCGTGCTGTGTATCGGCTCGCCGGTGTCGGCGTGGCTGACCAGCCGGTTCGACCGGCGAATCCTGTTGTCGGCGACGGTGGCGATCATGGCCGCCGCGCAGTTCGCATCCATGCTCGCGCCAAGCTACGCGACGCTGATGGCGGTCCGGCTTGTCATGCTTGCGGTCGCGGCGCTGTTCACGCCGCAGGCAGCCGGCACGGCCGCGATGATGGTGCCGCCGGAGCGGCGCGGCAGCACGATGTCATATGTGTTTCTCGGCTGGTCGCTGGCGCTGGCGGTGGGTCTGCCGTTGATTGCTTATGTCGCGCATCACATCGGCTGGCGCGTGGCCTATGGCGGCATCGGCGTCATCGCGCTGCTGAATCTCGCGCTGCTGATCTGGCGCATTCCGGCCGGGCTGGAGGGCGCACCTGTCCATTTGAGGACATGGGGCGAACTCGCGCGCAATCCGCTGATCATGCTGCTGCTGCTGATCACTGTGTTGCAGACCTCGGGACAGTTCGCGGTATTCACCTATCTCGGGCCGCTGTTCGGCAAGCTCGGCGGCAGCTCCGAACTGGCGGTGATCGCATTCGGCATTTACGGCGTCATGGGATTTGTCGGCAACGTCATCGCCAGCCGCGTGGTCGATACATGGGGCGCCTATCGCACATCGCTGACCATGATGTCGCTGCTGCTGCTCGGCATCACCATGTGGACGCTGGGGGCGGGCTATGTCCCGGCGATGCTGGCCTCGATGTTCGTGTGGGGATTTTCCTTTGCGTCCACCAACTCGATGCAGCAGGTCCGCCTCGCGGGAGCGGCGCCGATGTTTGCCAGCGCGACCGTCTCTCTGAATACATCCGGGCTTTACATCGGTCAGGCGATCGGCTCGGGGATCGGCGGCGTGTTCTTCGCCCACGAGTTGTATTACGCGATCGGTTATGTCGGCATCGTCTTCCTCGCGCTCGCGCTCGGCTCGGTTATTCTCACGCGTCGCGCGCTTTAG
- the thrS gene encoding threonine--tRNA ligase, producing the protein MPDQNPPAPGLKYSLANLKPVETNKVTVTFPDGAQREFPKNTTGLDIAKGISPSLAKRTVAMALDGVVSDLADPIAHDAKIEFINREDPRALELIRHDAAHVLAEAVQALWPGTQVTIGPVIDNGFYYDFFRNEPFTPEDFAAIEKKMREIIAKDKPFTKEVWTRDQTKQVFSDNGEMFKVELLDAIPADQQIKIYKQGDWFDLCRGPHMTSTGKVGNAFKLMKVAGAYWRGDSNNPMLTRIYGTAFAKQEELDAYLKQLEEAEKRDHRRLGREMDLFHFQEEGPGVVFWHAKGWTLFQAIIAYMRRRLAGDYDEVNAPQMLDKSLWETSGHWEWYRENMFAAQSAGDEAEDKRWFAIKPMNCPGHVLIFKHGLKSYRELPIRLAEFGIVHRYEPSGAMHGLMRVRGFTQDDAHVFCTEDQLAAECLKINDLILSTYEDFGFVGELTVKLSTRPEKRVGTDANWDHAEGVMAKVLEQIAAQGHNRIKTSINPGEGAFYGPKFEYVLRDAIGREWQCGTTQVDFNLPGRFGAFYIDDHSNKVTPVMVHRAICGSLERFTGILIEHFAGHFPLWLAPTQAVVTTITSDGDDYAREVLAACRKAGLRAEIDLRNEKINYKVREHSLAKVPALLVVGKKEAENRAVSIRRLGSEGQTVLSLDEALKTLTYEAMPPDLKRANA; encoded by the coding sequence ATGCCCGATCAAAATCCCCCCGCGCCCGGATTGAAGTACAGCCTCGCCAATCTCAAGCCCGTCGAAACCAACAAGGTGACCGTCACCTTCCCGGACGGCGCGCAGCGCGAATTCCCGAAAAACACAACCGGCCTCGACATCGCCAAGGGCATCTCGCCCTCGCTGGCCAAGCGCACCGTTGCGATGGCGCTGGACGGCGTCGTCAGCGACCTTGCCGATCCGATCGCGCATGACGCGAAAATCGAGTTCATCAACCGCGAAGATCCGCGCGCGCTGGAATTGATCCGGCATGACGCCGCGCATGTGCTGGCGGAAGCCGTGCAGGCGCTGTGGCCCGGCACCCAAGTTACCATCGGCCCGGTAATCGACAACGGTTTCTATTACGACTTCTTCCGCAACGAGCCATTCACGCCGGAAGATTTCGCCGCCATCGAAAAGAAGATGCGCGAGATCATCGCGAAGGATAAGCCCTTCACCAAGGAAGTGTGGACGCGCGACCAGACCAAGCAGGTCTTCAGCGACAATGGCGAGATGTTCAAGGTCGAACTGCTCGACGCGATTCCTGCCGACCAGCAAATCAAGATCTACAAACAGGGCGACTGGTTCGATCTCTGCCGCGGCCCACACATGACCTCCACCGGCAAGGTCGGAAACGCCTTCAAGCTGATGAAGGTCGCCGGCGCCTACTGGCGTGGCGACAGCAACAACCCGATGCTGACGCGCATCTACGGCACGGCGTTCGCCAAGCAGGAAGAACTCGACGCTTACCTCAAGCAGCTTGAGGAAGCCGAGAAGCGCGACCATCGCCGCCTGGGACGCGAGATGGACCTGTTCCATTTTCAGGAAGAGGGCCCCGGCGTCGTGTTCTGGCACGCCAAGGGCTGGACGCTGTTTCAGGCGATCATCGCCTACATGCGCCGCCGCCTCGCCGGCGACTACGACGAAGTCAACGCGCCGCAGATGCTCGACAAGTCGCTTTGGGAGACTTCAGGCCACTGGGAGTGGTACCGCGAGAACATGTTCGCGGCGCAGTCGGCCGGTGACGAGGCGGAAGACAAGCGCTGGTTCGCGATCAAGCCGATGAACTGTCCGGGCCATGTGCTGATCTTCAAGCACGGCCTGAAGAGCTATCGCGAACTGCCGATCCGGCTTGCCGAGTTCGGCATCGTGCATCGCTACGAGCCGTCGGGCGCGATGCACGGGCTGATGCGCGTGCGCGGCTTCACGCAGGACGACGCCCATGTTTTCTGTACCGAGGATCAGCTCGCCGCCGAATGCCTCAAGATCAACGACCTGATCCTGTCGACCTATGAGGATTTCGGTTTTGTCGGCGAACTGACGGTGAAGCTCTCGACGCGGCCGGAGAAGCGCGTCGGCACCGACGCCAACTGGGATCACGCCGAAGGCGTCATGGCCAAGGTGCTCGAACAGATCGCGGCGCAAGGCCACAACCGCATCAAGACCTCGATCAATCCGGGCGAAGGCGCCTTCTACGGGCCGAAGTTCGAATACGTGCTGCGCGACGCCATCGGCCGCGAATGGCAGTGCGGCACCACGCAGGTGGACTTCAACCTGCCCGGCCGTTTCGGCGCGTTCTATATCGACGATCACTCCAACAAGGTGACGCCGGTGATGGTCCATCGCGCCATCTGCGGCTCGCTGGAGCGCTTCACCGGCATCCTGATCGAGCATTTCGCGGGCCACTTCCCGCTCTGGCTCGCACCCACTCAGGCCGTGGTGACCACCATCACCTCCGACGGCGACGATTACGCGCGCGAAGTGCTCGCCGCCTGCCGCAAGGCCGGGCTGCGTGCCGAGATCGATCTTCGCAACGAGAAGATCAACTACAAGGTGCGCGAGCACTCGCTGGCGAAGGTGCCGGCGCTGCTCGTGGTCGGCAAGAAGGAAGCCGAAAACCGCGCGGTCTCGATCCGCCGTCTCGGCAGCGAGGGCCAGACCGTGCTGTCGCTCGACGAGGCGCTCAAGACGCTGACCTACGAAGCGATGCCGCCGGACCTGAAGCGGGCCAACGCCTGA
- a CDS encoding nitroreductase, translating into MPDALDLLKTRRSLKPLDMTGPGPSPAELETILTIGARVPDHGKMVPWRFIVFEGDARAKAGEIFGKVFRAKNVTATPDQIEAEKKRFTHAPLVIAVVSRTAKHPKVPSWEQELSAGASAMNIVHAAHALGYVANWLTGWMAFDRDVLDALGLTADEKIAGFIYIGKAERPAEDRPRPALSEIVTRF; encoded by the coding sequence ATGCCCGACGCCCTCGACCTTCTGAAAACGCGCCGCTCGCTGAAGCCGCTCGACATGACCGGTCCGGGCCCCTCGCCCGCCGAACTTGAGACCATCCTGACCATCGGCGCGCGCGTGCCCGATCACGGCAAGATGGTGCCGTGGCGCTTTATCGTGTTCGAGGGCGACGCACGCGCCAAGGCCGGCGAGATATTTGGCAAGGTATTCCGCGCCAAGAATGTCACGGCGACGCCGGACCAGATCGAGGCCGAGAAGAAGCGCTTTACCCACGCCCCCCTCGTCATCGCCGTGGTCAGCAGAACGGCGAAGCATCCCAAGGTGCCGTCTTGGGAGCAGGAACTGTCGGCGGGCGCCAGTGCCATGAACATCGTCCATGCCGCGCATGCGCTGGGTTATGTGGCGAACTGGCTGACGGGATGGATGGCGTTCGACCGCGATGTGCTCGATGCGCTGGGCCTGACGGCGGACGAGAAGATCGCCGGCTTCATCTACATCGGCAAGGCCGAGCGGCCCGCCGAAGACCGTCCGCGTCCCGCGCTCAGCGAGATCGTGACGCGATTCTGA
- a CDS encoding EAL domain-containing protein — protein sequence MVAVARLKKSSDPELFSDVSVLKRKWQAALKPGKELPFFEDVMLGSLGRLADHVMLIKEKGAQLEISRAGRYVEQWLETRVWDTPLDGCPPDCGLILGEAVASARRTSKPHLATAHCVRDGLVQVYDVLALPVASRWGGVMISAYVNKRGVQYNLLDAIFCATDDGILSLATIRDATGRPVDFQIVHLNQGTARLLRQPVDELRWRRLSAGTHALCSPLVLDWLFAIVGGGVADQFEVSDDTSTLKINASPVGDLIALSLTDVTNMKRREQSFRLLFESNPMPMWVFDVETRNFLGVNDAAVSHYGYDRATFLKMKLQDIWPEDEWEEHTHALGRVGDVYQSGRNWRHLKADGSEIEVLTFGRRVIFEGRDSFLVSAVDITERRKAEARVAYMAHHDALTDLANRVMFQDRLRQDLERSRLARTSVAVLCIDLDLFKNVNDSFGHPMGDRLLRLVADRLTGDLHPGNLVARLGGDEFAMILATDASPNDVSDQALQMIETLSAPYHIDGLEIVIGASVGIAMSPGDGESGEELLRNADMALYRAKSEGGGVHHFFEKEMDRHAQRRRDMEIDLRRALANGEFELHYQPLVDLAQDRIVAFEALLRWQHPIKGMISPAEFIPVAEDIGLIVPLGEWVLREACMQAAKWPSDIKVAVNLSPSQFRSRNLTQVVFSALAQSGLSPLRLELEITESIFLADSEANLAILHQLREFGVRISMDDFGTGYSSLSYLRSFPFDKIKIDRSFVRDIAERPDSVAIVRAISGLGRSLNISTTAEGVETVDQLDWLRAEGCTEVQGFLFSAARPASEIDALLRKFGDRASQAA from the coding sequence GTGGTAGCCGTCGCGAGATTGAAGAAGTCGTCCGATCCGGAATTGTTCAGCGACGTTTCGGTGTTGAAGCGAAAATGGCAGGCAGCTCTCAAGCCCGGCAAGGAATTACCCTTCTTTGAAGACGTCATGCTGGGCAGTCTCGGCCGCCTGGCCGATCATGTCATGCTCATCAAGGAAAAGGGTGCGCAACTCGAGATTTCCCGCGCGGGCCGCTATGTCGAGCAATGGCTCGAGACCAGGGTGTGGGATACGCCACTCGATGGATGTCCGCCAGACTGCGGACTGATCCTCGGCGAGGCGGTCGCGAGCGCGCGGCGCACGAGCAAGCCGCATCTCGCGACGGCGCATTGCGTGCGCGACGGTCTTGTTCAAGTGTACGACGTTCTCGCGCTGCCGGTCGCTTCACGCTGGGGCGGCGTCATGATCAGCGCCTACGTGAACAAGCGCGGTGTCCAGTATAATCTGCTCGACGCGATCTTCTGCGCCACCGACGACGGAATTCTGTCCCTGGCGACAATCCGGGACGCCACAGGCCGGCCGGTGGATTTCCAGATTGTCCATCTCAATCAGGGCACCGCGCGTTTGCTTCGGCAGCCCGTGGATGAACTGCGCTGGCGCCGGCTGAGCGCGGGGACTCATGCCTTGTGTTCACCGCTGGTTCTCGACTGGCTGTTCGCCATTGTGGGCGGTGGGGTGGCTGACCAGTTCGAGGTGAGTGACGACACCAGCACGCTGAAGATCAATGCGTCGCCGGTCGGAGACCTGATCGCGCTGTCGCTGACTGACGTGACGAACATGAAGCGCCGCGAACAGTCGTTCCGGCTGCTGTTCGAGAGCAATCCGATGCCGATGTGGGTGTTCGATGTCGAGACAAGAAATTTTCTCGGCGTCAACGACGCCGCGGTGAGCCACTATGGCTACGACAGGGCCACCTTCCTGAAGATGAAATTGCAGGACATCTGGCCGGAAGACGAATGGGAAGAACACACTCACGCGCTCGGCCGGGTAGGCGACGTCTATCAGTCGGGCCGCAACTGGCGGCATCTGAAAGCTGACGGCAGCGAAATCGAGGTGCTGACATTCGGCCGCCGCGTGATCTTCGAGGGACGCGACAGCTTTCTGGTGTCCGCCGTCGACATCACCGAGCGCCGCAAGGCGGAAGCTCGAGTCGCCTACATGGCGCACCACGACGCGCTGACCGATCTTGCGAACCGCGTGATGTTCCAGGACCGGTTGCGGCAGGATCTCGAACGCAGCCGTCTCGCCCGCACCAGTGTCGCGGTGCTGTGCATCGATCTCGACCTGTTCAAGAACGTCAACGACTCCTTCGGTCATCCCATGGGTGATAGGTTGCTGAGACTGGTGGCGGATCGCCTCACGGGCGATCTGCATCCCGGCAATCTGGTGGCGCGGCTGGGCGGCGACGAGTTTGCGATGATTCTCGCCACCGATGCTTCGCCGAACGACGTCAGCGATCAGGCGTTGCAGATGATCGAGACGCTGAGCGCGCCATATCACATTGACGGCCTTGAGATCGTCATCGGCGCCAGCGTCGGTATCGCGATGTCTCCGGGTGACGGCGAGAGCGGCGAAGAACTGCTGCGCAATGCCGACATGGCGCTGTATCGCGCCAAGTCGGAGGGCGGCGGTGTGCATCATTTCTTTGAGAAGGAAATGGATCGCCACGCGCAAAGGCGCCGCGATATGGAAATCGATCTGCGCCGCGCGCTGGCGAACGGTGAATTCGAACTACATTATCAGCCGCTGGTCGATCTGGCGCAGGACCGCATCGTGGCCTTCGAGGCGCTGCTGCGCTGGCAACACCCTATCAAGGGCATGATCTCGCCCGCCGAGTTCATTCCTGTGGCCGAGGATATCGGCCTGATCGTGCCGCTTGGCGAATGGGTGTTGCGCGAGGCCTGTATGCAGGCGGCGAAATGGCCGTCGGACATCAAGGTCGCGGTCAACCTGTCGCCATCGCAGTTCCGTAGCCGCAACCTGACCCAGGTCGTGTTCTCGGCACTGGCGCAATCGGGCCTGTCGCCGCTGCGGCTCGAACTGGAAATCACCGAATCCATTTTCCTTGCGGACAGCGAGGCCAATCTCGCGATCCTGCATCAGTTGCGGGAGTTCGGCGTGCGCATTTCGATGGATGATTTCGGCACCGGCTATTCAAGCCTGAGCTACCTGCGCAGCTTTCCCTTCGACAAGATCAAGATCGACCGGTCGTTCGTGCGCGACATCGCGGAGCGGCCCGACAGCGTGGCCATCGTGCGGGCGATTTCGGGGCTTGGCCGCAGCCTGAATATCTCGACCACCGCCGAGGGCGTCGAAACGGTGGACCAACTCGACTGGCTGCGCGCCGAGGGCTGCACCGAAGTGCAGGGCTTTCTGTTCAGCGCCGCCCGTCCGGCCTCGGAAATCGACGCGCTGTTGCGCAAGTTCGGTGACCGCGCATCACAGGCGGCGTAA